GAGCCCGCGGGCGTCCTTGCCGTCATCCGCGGCTGTGACATCGGATGTCCATTTGGGGCCGAAGGTCGAAGGGCGGCGGATGATGCGCTTGATGTTCACATCCGTCAGGATCGTCATGCTGCTGTCGCGCGGGTTCAGTCGGCGGATATCTGAACGGTGAAACGATTCGCATCGACGGCGCGTTGCGGATGCGCTGAACCCCCTTGCCCCGCCCCGTCGCGCCCCACCCGCGCAGAAGGAGACCCGATGCCAGACGCCCCCGCCGCCGGACCGATTGACTGCCTGATCGTCGGGGGCGGCCCGGCCGGCCTGACCGCGGCCATCTATCTGGGCCGCTTCCACCGCAAGGTGGTGCTGGTCGACAAGGGCGAGGGGCGACTGAAGATGATCCCGCGGTCGCACAACCACCCGGGCTATCCGCAGGGCGTGGTCGGCGCCGACCTGCTGGAGAACATGGCCGACCAGGCGCGCCGCTACGGGGCCGATCTGCGCCGAGGGGAAGTCACCGGGCTGCGGCGCGACGGCCGGCTCTTCACCGCCCAGACCGACGCAGGCCCGATCACCGCCCGCACCGTCCTGCTGGCGACCGGGGTGGTCAACCACCGCCCGCCGGTCCCCGAGGACGTGCACGCCGACGCCGTCGACCGCGGCCTGCTGCGCTATTGCCCGATCTGCGACGCGTTCGAACAGACCGGCAAGCGCATCGGCGTGCTGGGCGGCGACCGACACCCCCTGGCCGAGGCGCTGTTCCTGCGCACCTACAGCCCGGACATCGTGATGATCTCGCTGACCGGCGAGGGGCTGGACCCCGACGCCCAAGCGCAGGCCGACGCGGCCGGGATCAGCGTCGTCGCGGCACCCGTCTCGGGGTTCGACTTCTCGGGCGACCGGGTGGTGCTGACGCTGGCCGACGGCCAGACCGAGGTGATGGACACGCTGTATGCCGCACTGGGGTCGCACACCCGCAACGACCTGGGACGGATGCTGGGGACCGATCTGGTCGGCGGCCAGTGCTATGCGACCGATCCCCACCAGCGCGCCAGTCTGGACGGGGTCTATGCCGCCGGCGACGCGGTCGATGGGCTGGACCAGATCGGCACGGCGATGGGCACCGGCTCGCGCGCCGCGGTGGCGATCCACAACGATCTGCGCGACCAGGACGGGCAGACGCTCGACTAGGCTCCAGACCCATTGATTTCAGGCGTTTGGCATGATTCAGGCTCCGCAAGGAGACCTGATCGATGAGCAATCTTTACTGGCTGAGCGATGCCCAGATGGAACGCCTGAAGCCGTTCTTTCCCAAGAGTCATGGCAAGCCCCGCGTCGATGATCGCCGCGTTCTCAGCGGCATAATCTTCATCAACCGCAATGGGTTGCGGTGGTGTGATGCGCCGAAGGAATACGGGCCCGCCAAGACCCTCTACAACCGTT
This portion of the Paracoccus sp. N5 genome encodes:
- a CDS encoding NAD(P)/FAD-dependent oxidoreductase, with translation MPDAPAAGPIDCLIVGGGPAGLTAAIYLGRFHRKVVLVDKGEGRLKMIPRSHNHPGYPQGVVGADLLENMADQARRYGADLRRGEVTGLRRDGRLFTAQTDAGPITARTVLLATGVVNHRPPVPEDVHADAVDRGLLRYCPICDAFEQTGKRIGVLGGDRHPLAEALFLRTYSPDIVMISLTGEGLDPDAQAQADAAGISVVAAPVSGFDFSGDRVVLTLADGQTEVMDTLYAALGSHTRNDLGRMLGTDLVGGQCYATDPHQRASLDGVYAAGDAVDGLDQIGTAMGTGSRAAVAIHNDLRDQDGQTLD